From the Maioricimonas rarisocia genome, one window contains:
- a CDS encoding MBL fold metallo-hydrolase RNA specificity domain-containing protein, producing MKITFLGAAGEVTGSQHLIETRHRRILLDCGMFQGPRAASRRKNEELRCRPKDLDGVVLSHAHIDHCGRVPMLYREGFRGNVFCTDATADIAELMLLDSARIQQEDAKYLSRKLKPGHPPVEPLYSEQHVEQFFRHVQPLLFDEWHELADDVRLRFHPAGHILGSAISELEIEDDDGDIKRIVFTGDLGRRDMPLLVDPSTVQGCDVLITESTYGSRVHPPTSDVKEHLADIIGETVRRHGRVIIPAFSLGRTQQIVYFLNELFNENVLPRIPMYVDSPLATRLTRIFRRYDHTLDEDVQVTLEDDEDVFGFETLTYIRTQQESIALNKQEGPFVVISASGMCENGRVVHHLKHAVADERNAILLMGYQAPHTLGRQIAERRPYVRIFDREFPLRARVEQIEGLSAHADVNDFKWWFEAMSADSHIGQAFLVHGEPKSAEALAQILRDLTDEEPIIPDRNETFEV from the coding sequence ATGAAGATCACCTTCCTCGGTGCGGCCGGTGAAGTGACCGGCAGCCAGCATCTGATTGAGACCCGGCACCGGCGGATTCTGCTGGACTGCGGGATGTTCCAGGGGCCCCGTGCCGCGTCGCGCCGCAAGAACGAAGAGCTTCGCTGCCGGCCGAAGGACCTCGACGGCGTCGTTCTCTCGCACGCCCATATCGATCATTGCGGGCGGGTTCCGATGCTGTACCGGGAGGGGTTCCGCGGGAACGTCTTCTGCACCGACGCGACCGCCGACATCGCGGAACTGATGCTGCTGGACTCGGCCCGCATTCAGCAGGAAGACGCGAAGTATCTGAGCCGCAAACTCAAGCCCGGTCACCCGCCCGTCGAGCCGCTCTACAGCGAACAGCACGTCGAACAGTTCTTCCGACACGTGCAGCCGCTGCTCTTCGATGAGTGGCATGAGCTGGCGGATGATGTCCGGCTGCGGTTCCACCCGGCCGGCCACATTCTCGGTTCGGCCATTTCCGAACTCGAGATCGAAGACGACGACGGTGACATCAAACGGATCGTCTTCACCGGCGACCTCGGCCGTCGCGACATGCCCCTGCTCGTCGATCCCTCCACCGTGCAGGGATGCGACGTGCTGATCACCGAAAGCACCTATGGCAGCCGTGTGCATCCCCCCACGTCGGACGTCAAAGAGCACCTTGCGGACATCATCGGAGAGACCGTGCGCCGTCACGGTCGGGTGATCATCCCGGCTTTCAGTCTGGGGCGAACACAGCAGATCGTGTACTTTCTCAACGAGCTGTTCAACGAGAACGTCCTGCCGCGGATTCCGATGTATGTCGACAGTCCTCTGGCGACGCGGCTCACGCGGATCTTCCGGCGTTACGATCACACGCTCGACGAAGACGTGCAGGTGACGCTCGAGGACGACGAAGACGTGTTCGGCTTCGAGACGCTCACCTATATCCGCACGCAGCAGGAGAGCATCGCGCTCAACAAGCAGGAAGGCCCGTTCGTCGTCATCTCGGCCAGCGGCATGTGCGAAAACGGCCGCGTCGTGCACCACCTCAAGCACGCAGTGGCCGACGAGCGAAACGCCATCCTGCTGATGGGATACCAGGCCCCCCATACCCTCGGCCGACAGATTGCCGAGCGACGGCCGTACGTGCGGATCTTCGACCGCGAGTTCCCCCTGCGGGCCCGTGTGGAACAGATCGAAGGCCTCTCCGCGCATGCGGACGTCAACGACTTCAAGTGGTGGTTTGAAGCGATGTCGGCTGACAGCCACATCGGTCAGGCGTTTCTGGTCCATGGTGAGCCGAAATCGGCCGAAGCGCTCGCCCAGATCCTGCGGGACCTGACCGACGAAGAACCGATCATCCCGGATCGAAACGAGACGTTCGAAGTGTAA
- a CDS encoding HNH endonuclease: MVAAVLDRPTLVLNRNWQPVGVATVARVLVKVWNESARIVDPADYQLYSWDDWTRLAPEDGEPTIRTTRHAFRVPEVIVLSHYDRIPKRTVAFSRRNVFKRDRYSCQYCGRRPGSEELTIDHVLPRAQGGTSTWENCVLACVDCNARKANRTPEQAHMRLRKKPARPNWKPVYAAYGVTVDSWTKFISEAYWNVQLDE; the protein is encoded by the coding sequence ATGGTGGCCGCGGTCCTGGATCGACCAACGCTGGTGCTCAATCGCAACTGGCAGCCCGTCGGCGTCGCCACAGTGGCACGCGTACTGGTCAAGGTCTGGAATGAGTCTGCCCGCATCGTCGATCCGGCGGATTACCAGCTCTATTCGTGGGACGACTGGACCCGTCTGGCGCCGGAGGACGGCGAACCGACCATCCGGACGACGCGGCATGCCTTCCGCGTGCCGGAAGTCATTGTCCTCTCGCACTACGACCGCATCCCGAAGCGGACGGTCGCCTTCTCGCGACGCAACGTCTTCAAGCGGGACCGGTACTCCTGTCAGTACTGCGGTCGTCGCCCCGGAAGCGAAGAGCTGACGATCGACCACGTGTTGCCGCGTGCCCAGGGGGGTACCTCGACGTGGGAAAACTGCGTCCTGGCCTGTGTCGACTGCAACGCCCGCAAGGCGAACCGGACTCCGGAACAGGCGCACATGCGGCTCCGCAAGAAGCCCGCACGGCCCAACTGGAAGCCGGTCTACGCCGCGTACGGCGTGACGGTCGACAGCTGGACCAAGTTCATCAGCGAGGCGTACTGGAACGTCCAGCTCGACGAGTAA
- a CDS encoding SDR family NAD(P)-dependent oxidoreductase, which yields MSTVSIDLSGRTAVVTGGTSGIGLATACALAQSEAQVFVGDLELRDDATDKLDSLGIRAAVCDVRDLDQLRSLVDGAANDSGRLDILVNNAGINMSGQIDSISEEDWDACLDTNLKAVFFGCKFALPHLRAVGGGSIINTASNAGLLPRAHDPVYSTSKLALVGLTKSLALCHGPDRIRVNCVCPGPVGDTEMINRDLRQHHDPEEAARQFIQASPIARASDRMIRPDEVAQAILYLASDAACMVTGTAIAIDGGKSLGVPPQ from the coding sequence GTGTCTACGGTTTCGATTGACCTCTCGGGTCGTACCGCCGTCGTGACCGGCGGCACCAGCGGCATCGGTCTGGCAACCGCCTGCGCTCTTGCTCAGTCAGAGGCGCAGGTTTTTGTCGGTGATCTCGAGCTGCGTGATGACGCGACCGACAAGCTGGATTCACTCGGCATCCGTGCCGCGGTCTGCGACGTCCGCGATCTTGATCAGCTGCGGTCGCTCGTTGACGGCGCCGCTAATGATTCGGGCCGGCTCGACATTCTCGTCAATAACGCCGGCATCAATATGAGCGGCCAGATCGACAGCATCTCGGAAGAGGACTGGGACGCCTGCCTGGACACGAACCTCAAGGCGGTCTTCTTCGGCTGCAAGTTTGCCCTGCCCCATCTGCGTGCGGTCGGCGGCGGGTCGATCATCAACACCGCCAGCAACGCGGGTCTGCTTCCCCGCGCACATGATCCGGTCTACTCCACCAGCAAGCTGGCCCTCGTCGGCCTGACGAAAAGTCTGGCGCTCTGCCACGGGCCGGACCGCATCCGTGTGAACTGCGTCTGTCCCGGGCCGGTCGGCGACACCGAAATGATCAACCGCGATCTTCGGCAACATCACGACCCCGAAGAGGCGGCCAGGCAGTTCATTCAGGCCAGCCCGATCGCCCGTGCTTCCGACCGCATGATCCGCCCCGACGAAGTCGCTCAGGCCATTCTTTACCTCGCCAGCGACGCCGCCTGCATGGTGACCGGGACGGCGATCGCGATCGACGGCGGCAAGTCGCTGGGCGTCCCACCGCAGTAG
- a CDS encoding sulfatase-like hydrolase/transferase codes for MRRLPLLSVLFLLAITSRVIAAEKPNFILCMTDDQGWGDVGYYGHEELKTPVLDEMAAVGLRFDRFYAAHPVCSPTRGSVMTGRNPNRFACFSWGHTLRPEEITIAETLKRAGYATGHFGKWHLGSVRAEDPVSPGHSGFDQWVSSPNFYENSPLFSKNGHVIETEGESSEVTVEAALEFIRQQKESDTPFLAVIWFGNPHTPHEAVDELQDLYSDYGKAKQNYYGELTGIDQAMGLLRTQLREMELAENTLLWFTSDNGPQGRSPGSSGGLRDAKGSLWEGGIRVPTIIEWPARIPQPRITDVPANTSDIYPTLLEIAGVTIENQPPLDGLSLVSLLDGQMESRPKPMGFWRHPTGGMPVRSREILLAMQMEQAGDGPAGEPHPRTPVSRMEEEHSPDDLQGHAAWLDGDWKLHRIPDRKNGFRYELYNLVEDAAEKTDVSDQEPERLARMKQALAEWQASVIASLNGEDY; via the coding sequence ATGCGTCGCCTTCCCCTTCTTTCCGTCCTGTTCCTGCTCGCGATCACCAGTCGCGTCATCGCTGCCGAGAAGCCCAACTTCATCCTCTGCATGACGGATGACCAGGGCTGGGGAGACGTCGGCTACTACGGTCACGAGGAACTCAAGACGCCGGTGCTGGACGAGATGGCCGCTGTGGGACTTCGGTTCGACCGTTTCTACGCGGCCCATCCGGTCTGCTCGCCGACGCGGGGAAGCGTGATGACGGGCCGCAATCCCAACCGCTTTGCGTGTTTCTCCTGGGGACACACGCTGCGGCCGGAAGAAATCACCATTGCCGAAACACTCAAACGGGCCGGCTACGCGACCGGTCACTTCGGCAAGTGGCACCTGGGTTCGGTCCGCGCGGAGGATCCAGTCTCTCCCGGTCACAGTGGGTTCGACCAGTGGGTTTCCAGTCCCAACTTCTACGAGAACAGTCCGCTCTTCTCGAAGAACGGCCACGTCATCGAAACCGAAGGCGAAAGCTCCGAGGTGACCGTCGAGGCAGCGCTGGAATTCATCCGTCAGCAGAAAGAAAGCGATACGCCATTTCTCGCCGTGATCTGGTTCGGCAATCCGCATACGCCGCACGAGGCCGTCGACGAGCTGCAGGACCTGTACTCCGACTACGGCAAGGCAAAGCAGAACTACTACGGCGAGCTGACCGGCATCGACCAGGCGATGGGGCTGCTCCGCACTCAGCTTCGCGAGATGGAGTTGGCCGAAAACACGCTGCTCTGGTTCACGAGTGACAACGGTCCGCAGGGACGCAGCCCCGGCTCCTCCGGTGGACTCCGCGATGCCAAGGGATCGCTCTGGGAAGGAGGCATCCGGGTGCCGACGATTATCGAATGGCCGGCTCGCATTCCCCAGCCGCGAATTACGGACGTTCCGGCCAACACGTCAGACATCTATCCGACCCTGCTCGAGATTGCCGGCGTAACGATCGAGAACCAGCCGCCGCTCGACGGCCTCAGCCTCGTGTCGCTGCTCGACGGTCAAATGGAAAGCCGGCCGAAGCCGATGGGTTTCTGGAGGCACCCGACCGGCGGGATGCCGGTACGCAGCCGGGAGATCCTTTTGGCCATGCAGATGGAACAGGCCGGTGACGGACCGGCCGGCGAGCCACATCCGCGAACGCCGGTTTCCCGCATGGAGGAAGAGCATTCCCCGGATGACCTGCAGGGCCACGCCGCCTGGCTCGACGGCGACTGGAAGCTGCACAGGATTCCTGACAGGAAGAACGGCTTTCGCTACGAGCTGTACAACCTTGTGGAGGACGCCGCCGAGAAGACCGACGTTTCGGACCAGGAGCCGGAGCGTCTGGCCCGCATGAAGCAGGCCCTGGCAGAGTGGCAGGCGTCGGTGATCGCGAGTCTGAATGGTGAGGATTACTGA
- a CDS encoding glycosyltransferase: protein MSCSSDLPSADAAPGARGDATQCGTDAPRASIIICVYNRARQVLPCLESLLASTFHDFEIVLVDDASTDETPAVLARFRDEHPRVPITIVRNEENLGVCGARNAGIDAARGDLVFFTDSDCTVEPDWLERMVAAFDDDALSAVAGTVVDPPPRNWAEMAKFGGSRIGRHRWQGRRLIGGNMGFRRWIVTEHRFDPEIRYGCDEDDLARRLAAAGHRFGFAPEAVVHHHHPFTIGSYLRLAWKQGQGSAHFWRKHGVFLGRDLWFLLAAVLTLPAAWFGMPAALLPAGFLAIQCAALLYNSLAFKWQPLGTALLALPLQLVHSVVKLASVVWAWIVPTDRERRSRPVPSSETITTMPSLASQSRVRQPPEWLLRFTSRLPVIRTVYRQWIALKWQVGRRRFPGSASYWEARYAQGLDSGPGSYGRLAEFKAEFINEFVRAHDITSVVEWGCGDGSQASLIECPKYTGIDIAPTVIERCRKRFEDDSSREFHVRSQMSPGQLEPHELALSLDVIFHLIEDDVYEQYMTELFASASRYVVVYSTNDDSIPAPPQARHRQFTDWVEANAADWELIDVRGNRYPHDPAAYTSTSRCSFYAFRRREGAEPA, encoded by the coding sequence GTGTCCTGCAGTTCCGATCTGCCGTCAGCCGACGCTGCACCAGGCGCCCGAGGAGATGCGACTCAATGCGGCACAGATGCCCCCCGTGCCTCAATCATCATCTGCGTCTACAACCGGGCCCGTCAGGTGCTCCCCTGCCTGGAGAGTCTGCTGGCCTCGACCTTCCACGACTTCGAGATCGTGCTGGTCGACGATGCATCGACGGACGAAACTCCGGCCGTGCTGGCCCGGTTCCGTGATGAACACCCTCGCGTCCCGATCACGATCGTTCGCAACGAAGAGAACCTGGGAGTGTGCGGCGCGCGTAATGCAGGCATCGATGCCGCTCGGGGTGATCTGGTGTTCTTCACCGATTCGGACTGCACCGTCGAACCGGACTGGCTGGAGCGGATGGTCGCGGCGTTCGACGATGACGCTCTCTCGGCGGTCGCAGGGACGGTGGTCGACCCGCCGCCCCGCAACTGGGCAGAGATGGCAAAATTCGGTGGCAGCCGCATCGGTCGCCATCGATGGCAGGGTCGACGACTGATCGGCGGAAACATGGGCTTTCGCCGCTGGATTGTGACGGAGCACCGGTTCGATCCGGAGATCCGCTACGGCTGCGACGAGGACGATCTGGCCCGCCGCCTCGCGGCAGCTGGGCATCGCTTCGGTTTCGCCCCGGAAGCGGTCGTCCACCATCATCATCCCTTCACGATCGGCAGCTATCTTCGCCTGGCGTGGAAGCAGGGCCAAGGGTCAGCCCACTTCTGGCGCAAGCACGGCGTTTTTCTCGGACGTGATCTGTGGTTCCTGCTGGCTGCGGTGCTGACGTTGCCGGCTGCATGGTTCGGTATGCCCGCCGCGCTGCTTCCGGCCGGATTCCTGGCAATCCAGTGCGCGGCGCTGCTGTACAACAGCCTGGCCTTCAAGTGGCAGCCGCTCGGCACCGCGCTGCTCGCCCTGCCCCTGCAGCTGGTGCACAGCGTGGTGAAGCTGGCGTCGGTGGTGTGGGCCTGGATCGTCCCCACGGACCGGGAACGCCGCAGTCGACCGGTCCCCTCTTCGGAGACAATAACGACGATGCCTTCGCTTGCCTCCCAATCGCGCGTCCGCCAGCCACCGGAATGGCTCCTCCGCTTCACGTCCCGACTGCCGGTGATCCGGACAGTGTATCGACAATGGATCGCCCTCAAGTGGCAAGTTGGACGACGTCGTTTTCCCGGTTCTGCCAGCTACTGGGAAGCGCGATACGCTCAGGGGCTCGACTCCGGCCCCGGTTCGTATGGACGCCTGGCGGAGTTCAAGGCGGAATTCATCAACGAGTTCGTCCGGGCTCACGACATCACGAGCGTTGTCGAATGGGGCTGTGGTGACGGTAGCCAGGCTTCATTGATCGAATGTCCGAAATACACCGGCATCGACATCGCACCGACCGTCATCGAACGGTGTCGTAAGAGATTCGAGGACGATTCCTCCCGCGAGTTCCACGTACGGTCACAGATGTCGCCGGGGCAGTTGGAACCGCATGAGCTGGCCCTCTCGCTCGACGTGATCTTTCATCTGATCGAAGATGACGTGTACGAACAGTATATGACGGAGCTCTTCGCATCAGCCAGCAGGTATGTCGTCGTTTACTCGACCAACGACGACAGTATTCCGGCACCGCCGCAGGCACGTCACCGACAGTTTACCGACTGGGTCGAGGCAAACGCGGCTGACTGGGAGCTGATCGACGTTCGCGGCAATCGTTACCCACATGACCCCGCCGCCTACACTTCGACGTCACGGTGCAGTTTCTATGCGTTTCGTCGACGGGAGGGCGCTGAGCCCGCCTGA
- a CDS encoding sulfotransferase family protein — MSAQAVAASRMPNFFIVGAPKAGTTAFHTYLASHPDVVMSRWKEPNYFADDLSDRYREVRSLEQYQDQFAHAGGNEAIVGESSAMYMTSEVAIPRIRESVPDARVLVLLRNPPDLAHAFHNTLVLNRQEDVLDFPAAWRLQDRRRRGLAIPSSCLEPMQLMYRDIASLGTQLQRVLNHFPREQVHVEFFEDFAADTPASYARVQEFLELPHIAPDTFARMNPSSAPRSRLLLSLLDRQRIPLPLRRLGRRVGLDRLHWKLVRLNRKRRRRPELPNDFRRELIEEFADEVRLLEKLTHRDLSHWRACPPSG; from the coding sequence ATGTCCGCACAAGCGGTCGCCGCATCCCGGATGCCGAACTTCTTTATCGTGGGTGCTCCCAAAGCGGGAACCACGGCATTCCACACCTACCTGGCCAGCCATCCCGACGTGGTGATGTCCCGCTGGAAGGAGCCGAACTATTTTGCGGATGACCTGAGTGACCGGTATCGCGAAGTCCGTTCGCTGGAGCAGTATCAGGACCAGTTCGCGCACGCGGGCGGAAACGAAGCGATCGTCGGCGAATCGTCTGCGATGTACATGACGTCAGAAGTCGCGATCCCTCGCATCCGCGAGAGCGTGCCCGATGCACGCGTGCTGGTGCTTCTCCGAAATCCTCCAGACCTGGCTCATGCGTTTCACAATACGCTGGTTCTGAACAGGCAGGAAGACGTCCTCGACTTTCCGGCCGCCTGGCGGCTTCAGGACCGTCGCCGCAGGGGTCTCGCGATTCCCTCTTCATGCCTGGAACCGATGCAGCTGATGTATCGCGACATCGCGTCACTGGGGACGCAACTGCAGCGCGTCCTGAATCATTTTCCGCGCGAACAGGTGCACGTGGAGTTCTTCGAGGACTTCGCCGCCGATACCCCTGCCAGTTACGCGCGCGTCCAGGAGTTCCTCGAGCTTCCCCACATCGCTCCCGACACCTTTGCCCGCATGAATCCGAGTTCGGCCCCCCGTTCACGCCTTCTCCTGTCGTTGCTCGATCGCCAGCGGATTCCGCTCCCGCTGCGACGACTCGGCCGACGCGTCGGATTGGACAGGCTTCACTGGAAGCTGGTCCGCCTGAACCGCAAACGGCGTCGGCGTCCTGAGCTGCCGAACGACTTCCGCCGCGAACTGATCGAAGAGTTCGCGGACGAGGTACGACTTCTCGAGAAACTGACGCACCGCGACCTGAGCCACTGGCGGGCGTGCCCCCCGTCGGGTTGA
- a CDS encoding class I SAM-dependent methyltransferase: MTGHLRQLLYDYLPMPALSMAVELSRRLNGSAHQKAWSRIDEQLGYPRKVLQGPFRGLDLIDAAAGMGLLPKVLGTYEREVWSSVESIVAARPDGVINVGAADGYYAVGLARRLPESQIVCFELNRYARHLLELQARRNDNAGRLTILGRCEPEGLAKSLADLRRPAVLCDCEGFEEELLDPERVPGLTRCRILVELHNSIRPDVDATIRERFAATHTVSHIEPAERSRSDLPSGVDLSDADVALALNEGRTDPTGWFDLVPVADAPRPAS; this comes from the coding sequence ATGACCGGTCACCTGCGACAGCTGCTGTACGACTATCTGCCGATGCCGGCCCTCTCTATGGCTGTCGAGCTCTCGCGGCGTCTGAACGGCTCAGCACACCAGAAAGCCTGGTCGCGTATCGACGAGCAGCTCGGCTACCCGCGGAAGGTTTTGCAGGGTCCGTTTCGCGGTCTGGATCTCATCGACGCGGCGGCGGGAATGGGGCTGTTGCCGAAGGTTCTCGGAACGTACGAACGGGAAGTGTGGAGCTCTGTAGAATCGATTGTTGCCGCACGTCCCGACGGCGTGATCAACGTCGGGGCCGCCGACGGGTACTATGCAGTCGGCCTGGCACGGCGTCTGCCGGAGTCACAGATCGTCTGCTTTGAGTTGAATCGCTACGCACGGCATCTGCTCGAGCTCCAGGCCCGCAGAAACGATAACGCAGGTCGACTGACGATCCTGGGGCGGTGCGAACCTGAAGGACTCGCAAAATCGCTCGCCGACCTCCGCAGGCCGGCGGTCCTGTGCGACTGCGAGGGATTCGAGGAAGAGCTGCTGGATCCCGAACGCGTGCCAGGGCTGACGCGATGTCGTATTCTTGTGGAACTGCACAACTCCATCCGGCCGGACGTTGACGCGACGATCCGCGAGCGGTTCGCGGCGACTCATACGGTCTCGCACATCGAACCGGCAGAACGCTCCCGCAGTGACCTGCCTTCCGGCGTCGACCTTTCCGACGCGGACGTCGCTCTGGCACTCAACGAAGGACGGACCGACCCGACTGGCTGGTTCGACCTCGTCCCGGTGGCCGATGCCCCGCGTCCGGCGAGCTGA